GGGCAGCAAATTCAATGCCCATATCCAAACCAGCTAACAGTTGGGCCCGATGCCCAAAAACATCCAAAGCTCCCGCCTTGATTAAACTTTCCAATACCCGTCGATTGACCACTCTGGTATCCACCCGACTGCAAAAATCGGAAAAACCAGTAAAAGGGCCACCCTTCTGACGGGCTTGGATTATTTCCTGAACTGCTCCTAAGCCGACATTTTTTACCGCGGCCAAACCAAAGCGGATGGCGCCATTGGTGGCTGTGAAATTCTCCCGACTTTGATTAATATCCGGCGGCAGCACCGGTATACCCATTCGGCGGCATTCCTCAATGTAAAGCACCACTTTGTCTGTGTTATCCCGCACCGAGGTAAGTAAAGCGGCCATATAGGCCACCGGGTAGTTGGCTTTTAAATAGGCGGTTTGGTAAGATACCAGGGCGTAGGCAGCGGAGTGAGATTTGTTGAAGCCGTAGCCGGCAAAGTATTCCATCAGATCAAACATTTTTTCTGCCAACTGTTTGTCATAGCCCCGGGCCACTGCCCCCGGAATGGGGTTTTTTAAGGGCTTACCCTTTTCATCATGGGTAGTTCCGTTAATAAACCATTCCCGATGCAGGGCCATAATTTGGGGTATCTTTTTGCCCATGGCTTTACGCAGGGAATCTGCTTGTCCCAGGGTATAGCCGGCCATAATGCGGGCAATCATCATGACCTGTTCTTGATAGAGAATTACACCGTAGGTTTCCTTTAAGACAGGTTCCAGATCAGGATGAAAATAATCCACCTTGGTTTGCCCATGCTTCCGTTGAATAAAATCCTCCACCATGCCGCTGCCCAAGGGTCCCGGCCGGTACAGTGCCACCAAAGCCACAATGTCTTCAAAGGCAGAGGGCTTAAGCTCCCGCAGAATATTACGCATACCACTGCTTTCTAATTGGAAGACACCGATACCCTCACCCCTGGTGAGCATCTCAAAGGTAGCCTGGTCATCCAAGGGAATAGTATTGATATCCAGGGAAACTCCCGTTTCTTTTTCAATCATCAGAACGGCCTCACCAATGACAGTGAGGTTGCGCAAACCCAACAGGTCCATCTTTAAGAGTCCCAGTTCTTCCACGGTGGTCATGGGAAACTGGGTGGTCACCTGTCCCTCAGAGGTTTTGTTTAAAGGTAAATACTCCACCAGCGGCTCCCGGGAAATCACCAGCCCGGCGGCATGGGTGGAGGCATGTCGGGGCATCCCCTCCAATTCCAGGGCGGTATCAATAAGTCTTTTGACATTTTCCTCCTGCTCATAGACATTTCTTAATTCAGGGGAGTTTTTCAGAGCTTTTTCAATGGTCATATTAAGCTCCATGGGCACCAGTTTAGCTACCCTATCCACCTCGCCATAGGGCATATCCAGCGCACGTCCCACATCCCGGATGGCTGCCCGGGCGGCCATGGTACCAAAGGTAATAATTTGCGCCACTCGCTCTGTGCCATATTTTTGCACAATATATTCAATTACTTCGCCCCGTCGCTCGTAATCAAAGTCTATATCAATATCCGGCATGGAAATTCTTTCCGGATTTAAAAAACGTTCAAACAGCAAGCCATATTGCAGGGGATCAATGTTGGTAATTTCCAGCACATAGGCCACAATACTGCCCGCAGCAGAACCCCGGCCAGGTCCTACGGCAATGCCACGATCCTTGGCATATTTTACAAAGTCCCATACGATGAGAAAATAGTCTTCATATCCCATCTGACCGATAACCTGCAGTTCATACTCCAGCCGTTCCTGCACAGCGCCGGTACAATGGCCATAGCGTTTGAGGGCACCGGCTACGCACTTTTCCCTCAGGTAAGAAGCCGGGGTAGTACCTACCGGCACAGTGAAGTAAGGCAGGTGCAGTTTACCAAACTCCAAGGTCACCTGACAGCGTTCGGCAATGCGCAAAGTGTTGCTGAGGGTTTCCGGTAATTCTCCAAACAGCAGGTTCATTTCCTGGTAAGTTTTCAAATACATTTCCTGGGAATCAAACTTCATGCGATCCGCCGAGTTAATGCTCTTACCAGTTTGGATGCACAGCAAAACATCTTGGATATCCGCATGCTCTTTTTTGAGATAATGCACATCGTTGGTGGCCACCAGGGGAATATTTAGTTTCTTGCTGATGCTTAACAGTCCCCGATTAACCTGCCTTTGCTCAGGGAAACCATGATCCTGCATTTCCAGAAAGAAGTTGCCCGGTCCGAAGATGTCCGCCAATTCCTGGGCGGACTGCTGGGCCTTATCAGGTTGACCGTTTAATATTTTTTCCGCCACTTCCCCAGCCAGACAGCCACTGAGGGCAATTAGCCCGTCATGGTAACGGGCCAGTACTTCTTTATCCACCCGGGGCTTATAATAAAACCCTTCGGTATAGCCCAGGGATACCAGCTTGAGCAAATTTTGGTAACCCCTTTGGTTTTCCGCCAACAAGACCAAGTGGTTAGGCTGGTCGTCCAATTTAGGAGTACGGTCGGTGCGTCGGCGGGGTGCTACATATACTTCGCAGCCTAATATTGGCTTGATGCCTTCCTTATGGCAGGCCTTATAAAAATCCACCACACCAAACATACAGCCGTGATCAGTAATGGCTAAGGCCCCCATACCACTTTCCCTGGCTTGCTTGGCGACCTGATTAATTCTGGTTGCGCCATCCAGTAAACTATACTCACTATGAAGATGGAGGTGTACAAACCCCTTATCCAGCCCACTCACTCCTTTGCCAGTTCGACCCTTTAGAATATGCAATACTATCAATACTGATATTTTATCATGGATAAGTAAAAATTTGATCAAGTGAAGGTATTCTCGCGGTCTCCTTAAGGACAAACCTATTCCTCTATTAACAAGCTGAGGTGCCCCTGCGGGCACCTCTTTTAAATGACTAACTATTTTCTTTGTACTCCTGCCTGGCGTCCTGCCAGCGGGACCGGGCCATTCTGGAAAAGACAGGGTATCTGTCTGCATCAGGATGCTGCGTAACTGCTTGGAACCACTTGACCGCCTCTTTGTAATCGCCGGTCCGGAAGGATAATTCCCCAATTAAGTACATCATACGTAATTCCTTTTTTAATTCCGAGAAGGATTCCCGTTCAAAGGCTCGCTTAGAAAATTCCAAAGCCCTTTGGAGAAACTTCATTTCATTTTCCTGCTGGCCTTGATAACGGTTCAGCCAGGCCAAACGCAGGTAAAGGGAGGCTTTTACAGAGTCCTTGGCATCTCTCAGCTCTTGACACAAAATGGCCAGGTTGTAAAGTCTAATGGCCTGCTCCAAGGTGCGTAACCCGCCATAACGATGTCCCTCTGTGCGCCAAGTGGACATAATGGTTTTAATGGCTAACCTCTCAGCATCCGACAAAGGTGCGCTGGAATCCTTGGTATAGGCATAGCCACAATCTTTACAGATGAGCACATCATAAAAGATGGGATTGATGCCGGTATAGTAGCTGCAGAAGTCGCTATCTTGTTTCTCTATGGAGATATATTTAGTTCTTACCTCAGGATGTTGGAACTCACAGCCACAATTAGGGCACGTTGCCTTTGAGTAAAACAGCATGTCTTCACTAATTTGCATAGTCAAACGCTCCCATAAATGTTGTTTACTATTATTTATATTATACACTAAATAACTGTTTGGGGAGGAAAAATTTAGACATACCTTCTGGCCCCTAGATAGCGAGGAGCAAAATAAGCATCATTGAAGGAAGTAACGGTAACACCTTCCTTGCTTCTGGCATTTAAGAACAGCTCATCCCCCAGATAAATACCCACATGGGATGGTCCCGGATCGATGGTGGAGAAAAATACCAAATCCCCCGCCTTTAAATTTTCCTTCGCCACGGGACAACCGACCTTAAATTGGTCTTGAGCATTCCTTGGTAATTGGTAACCCTGGCTAAAGTAAGACATATAGGTAAGTCCGGAACAATCGATACCTTGGACAGACATGCCACCCCAAAGATAAGGTGCCCCGGTAAACTGGTTAGCTACACGCAAAACTTCCTGAGGACTGCAGTGAGCAGAATTATTTAAAATTACTGCATGGTTCCTGGCAATCAAGCCTTGTTCCCCATTGGGTAAAGCAACCTGGTAAAAATCACCGTCTGCTTCCAAAAGGAGCAAACGACTGCCCAGATATAAGGTAGCAACCTGGGTTGTTCCTTGGTATAAAGGCACGGCCGTTTGTTTAATCTCTATCATGGTGCCATTTTCCACTACATCAGCCAAGGTAAAGTGATCTACTCTGGCCCAGCCAGGTGAGCCATCAAGGGTCTGAATGTGCAGCCAATCTCCCTCAACTCCCATGACCAGGGCCGGCCAGCCCAGAAGGGATTGGGTGACTAAAGGAATTCCAGCCTGCGGCTGTTCTAAAACATCCACTAAGGGTACTGCCGTGATCACGGTAGTACCGGCTTCCACTTCCCTGAGATCTGGCATGTCATCACTCCCCCTGCCGGTTTAACTAATTTATTCGGTTATTTACTTGGTTATGCTCTCCACCAGGTAATTTCCGAAATCCGGCTGTCCCTTCAGTAACTGCATCAGCTGAAAGAAACTGGCAGTGGCAGCGGGGTCGCTGCTTAACTTTGTCATGGCAGCCTGTTGCGCTTCTTCATTTTCCCAAACCGAAACCACCAGTACCTTATCACTGTTGCCCCTGGCCTTGCCGATATAAGCATGCGCCAAGCCTGGTTGTTCCTTGAGATATTTCACATGATCTTTAATTAGATCCATAAGGGCTTCCTGCTTTCCTTCTTGGGCCTCCAAC
This region of Desulforamulus ferrireducens genomic DNA includes:
- a CDS encoding DNA polymerase III subunit alpha, whose amino-acid sequence is MSGLDKGFVHLHLHSEYSLLDGATRINQVAKQARESGMGALAITDHGCMFGVVDFYKACHKEGIKPILGCEVYVAPRRRTDRTPKLDDQPNHLVLLAENQRGYQNLLKLVSLGYTEGFYYKPRVDKEVLARYHDGLIALSGCLAGEVAEKILNGQPDKAQQSAQELADIFGPGNFFLEMQDHGFPEQRQVNRGLLSISKKLNIPLVATNDVHYLKKEHADIQDVLLCIQTGKSINSADRMKFDSQEMYLKTYQEMNLLFGELPETLSNTLRIAERCQVTLEFGKLHLPYFTVPVGTTPASYLREKCVAGALKRYGHCTGAVQERLEYELQVIGQMGYEDYFLIVWDFVKYAKDRGIAVGPGRGSAAGSIVAYVLEITNIDPLQYGLLFERFLNPERISMPDIDIDFDYERRGEVIEYIVQKYGTERVAQIITFGTMAARAAIRDVGRALDMPYGEVDRVAKLVPMELNMTIEKALKNSPELRNVYEQEENVKRLIDTALELEGMPRHASTHAAGLVISREPLVEYLPLNKTSEGQVTTQFPMTTVEELGLLKMDLLGLRNLTVIGEAVLMIEKETGVSLDINTIPLDDQATFEMLTRGEGIGVFQLESSGMRNILRELKPSAFEDIVALVALYRPGPLGSGMVEDFIQRKHGQTKVDYFHPDLEPVLKETYGVILYQEQVMMIARIMAGYTLGQADSLRKAMGKKIPQIMALHREWFINGTTHDEKGKPLKNPIPGAVARGYDKQLAEKMFDLMEYFAGYGFNKSHSAAYALVSYQTAYLKANYPVAYMAALLTSVRDNTDKVVLYIEECRRMGIPVLPPDINQSRENFTATNGAIRFGLAAVKNVGLGAVQEIIQARQKGGPFTGFSDFCSRVDTRVVNRRVLESLIKAGALDVFGHRAQLLAGLDMGIEFAARVQQDRENGQVNLFDLMIDTPQEELQLKLPEVSPFTPKQQLDFEKEALGLYISGHPLTEFNWLLESLAVHRATELLEVADGQPLLLAGMISSVKRITSRKGDPMAFISVEDLTGSCEVVVFPEVYRRYGRVLDLREPLLIKGRASNNGEEAKVLAEEIMPLESMHIELWLKVSEDSQQNNLLVEILQQYSGNTPVIFYHQATKTPQQLEKSLWVNLHPQLKRDLTKLLGAENVKLRCLTPSKAPLAAAREHHSKPAMRTNPRELSKPSQAINPEKPGRSPGAAFDPDNYPVPNSLLDI
- a CDS encoding DUF2225 domain-containing protein → MQISEDMLFYSKATCPNCGCEFQHPEVRTKYISIEKQDSDFCSYYTGINPIFYDVLICKDCGYAYTKDSSAPLSDAERLAIKTIMSTWRTEGHRYGGLRTLEQAIRLYNLAILCQELRDAKDSVKASLYLRLAWLNRYQGQQENEMKFLQRALEFSKRAFERESFSELKKELRMMYLIGELSFRTGDYKEAVKWFQAVTQHPDADRYPVFSRMARSRWQDARQEYKENS
- a CDS encoding C40 family peptidase, which encodes MPDLREVEAGTTVITAVPLVDVLEQPQAGIPLVTQSLLGWPALVMGVEGDWLHIQTLDGSPGWARVDHFTLADVVENGTMIEIKQTAVPLYQGTTQVATLYLGSRLLLLEADGDFYQVALPNGEQGLIARNHAVILNNSAHCSPQEVLRVANQFTGAPYLWGGMSVQGIDCSGLTYMSYFSQGYQLPRNAQDQFKVGCPVAKENLKAGDLVFFSTIDPGPSHVGIYLGDELFLNARSKEGVTVTSFNDAYFAPRYLGARRYV
- a CDS encoding antibiotic biosynthesis monooxygenase family protein; translated protein: MITFGLLEAQEGKQEALMDLIKDHVKYLKEQPGLAHAYIGKARGNSDKVLVVSVWENEEAQQAAMTKLSSDPAATASFFQLMQLLKGQPDFGNYLVESITK